Below is a genomic region from Microcaecilia unicolor chromosome 9, aMicUni1.1, whole genome shotgun sequence.
agaaaggcggtatatcaagtcccatttccctttccctctttcccttatgacatcacaatatcagaagtgagccaagtatcgggcaatcaagccattgtgacatcactgatgaggttggctcttattggtggaatgagtggaggagtagcctagtggttagtacagtggactttgttcctggggacctgggttcgattcccactgcagctccttgtgactctgggcaagtcacttaaccctccattgccccaggtacaaataagtacctgtgtaaactatgtaaaccgctttgaatgtagttgcaaaaaaacacagaaagacagtatatcaagtccccttccctATTTAGGGATACAGCCTTACTGGTTCAATTAAACTTCTTGAGACCCTCCCAATCCAGCTTTGAAAAGTACTGTAAATTCTGAGAACTTCTAAACTTGTTCATATGACAACAGACCATAGGTAATACATTACTTCCCAGTCCTTCTAAACTAGATTTATAAACTGCATTGTGAACAAGGGAATATGTGTCAATATAGGTAcctctgtcctgctgctgctgctgccaccaccatggTTAGGGTGGACAGAGGCTTATTTACCCCCATTCAGCCTAGGAAGTTGCATCCAGTGCTAAATTTTGAAGCTGCCGCTccagggggaattctgcacaaaaaattgaaaattctgcaaaattctacACACATTAATTGTAATTTTTTTGTGCACAATTCCCCTATTATAAGGGCTGGCATCTCCCTCAGGCGTGAcatacccaccccccacccccaccccaccagtTTATAATTCATTTTCATGCAGACCTCTACCCCATTCCCAtggcacacacacatacctcatcCACCTTTTTCCAGCCCCTCATACTCCATCCCATCTTTTTTCAGTCCCTCTCCCTGCATCCACACTCCATATACCTtttccagctcccccccccccccccccatattccatCCAGCTTTTTCAGTTCCCCCTTGCACACAAACACtccagccaccttttctccagggccccccccccccccacacatctaTCTTtgtttccagcccccctccctgcaaCCACACTCCACGTTTTTccagagctcccccccccccaatgcacacTCACCGGTCCagcgatggaggaggaggagaagctgCAGAGCCACAGGTTGGGCTGCTTTCTGCTTCTTTGAGCGGCGCAGACCTCCGTACGGCTTAAAGGAGCCACCAGGAACCGAGGCAGCAGAGGGGGAAGCAGCCTGCTCTGTGACTGTGCAGCTCCTTCTCTGGACCAATGAGTGTGGAGGGGTCACCGAGTCATTTTCCTGCTGCCAGTATCTGTTCCACTGTGCCTGCAAAGgcagactgcacagaattctgcacaggaAAGGCAGTATTCTGCGTAGTCTGCGGAGGGGGGGAATTCCCACAGGATTGTTCTTAGGAGCTCCCTGTATGCTGCAccattccctcccccttccttcaaCATACAGGGACAGGAGGACAGGGACTAGAAGAAGGAAGAAGAGTCAttttctcctccccacttcccccaTTTTCCCTTCATACCTGAAGGCATTTCTCCccttaaccccccacccccccaccccccatcaaaTAAatcacttacaggcttattttcgaaagagagggcacccatctttcgacacaaatcgcaagatgggcatcctctcccagggtcgcccaaatcggcataatcgaaagccgattttgggcatcctcaactgctttccttcgcgtgcacgaccaaagttcacgggggcgtgtcggaagcatagcgaaggcgggactggggtgtgcttaacacatgggcgtcctcggccaataatggaaaaaagaagggcgtccctgacgagcacttggccgactttacttggtccactttttcttgtgaccaagcctcaaaaaggtgcccaaactgaccagatgaccaccggagggaatcggggatgtcctcccctttctcccccagtggtcactaacgccctcccaccctaaaaaaacatttttttttaatattttttgccagccttaaatgtcatacccagctccatcacagcagtatgcaggtccctggagcagttttagtgagtactgcagtgcacttcaggcaggtggacccaggcccatccccccctacctgttagacttgtggtggtaaatgtgaaccctccaaaacccaccacaaacccactgtacccacatctaggtgccccccttcaccccttagggctatggtagtgttgtacagttgagggggaagggggtttggggggctcagcacccaaggtaagggagctgtgcacctgggagcaatttctgaaatccactgcagtgccccctagggtgcccggttggtgtcctggcatgagagggggaccagtgcactatgactgctggcttctcccatgaccaaatggcttggatttggtcgtttctgagatgggcgtcctcagtttccattatcgctgaaaaccgggacgaccatctctaaggtcgacctaaatgttgagatttgggcgtccccgaccgtattatcgaaacgaaagatggacgcccatcttgtttcaataatacgggtttcctcaccccttcgcgagtacgccctcaggaaaacttgggcgccccgctcgattatgccccctcTTGGGCTCCCTAATTTGTGATTTGGActgtctctttcctcctcctccaccagccTTAGTTCCTGGTATCAGAGGCAGCTGCAAGTTGGGCAGCAGCTGCCCCCACCTCCTCTCCTCCTGTTTCTCCCCACATACTGCCTGTTGACAAAGGAGAGGATTGCAGGGCGGGTAGGAGCATGAAACGGAAGTGGACACTTTtacatacatgcataaaaagtAAGCACATTTACACCTTTCTCAGAGCAGGGACAGAGTTGTGATGTATGTGTGCACATTATCTTTGCAAGTGtgtatttaggaggcagtaagtctggggcatagccagacttcggcgggaggagggtccagagcctgagttgagggggcacattttagcctccccccggcgccaccaccacctttgacacccccccccccccccttggcgctaACCCTTACAACCTCctcttcccgccgccgccaaacccccccccccccccgtcggtacctttgctggcgggggtccccaagtcaTCTTCTCTGGcacagccacgttgctgatctgcaagggcaggcttctgttagtctgacatcctgcacgtacagaagcctgcccttgcagatcagcaacgcggccgcgccggagaagaggattaggtacccaacggcggcaggggagggttggcggcgggagggggaggtcgAAGGTGTTGgcgggggggccagagccaaatctacaggggcccatgcccccgtggccccacatagctacacccctgcagtTAGTGttcctgcattaactctgcattagctaATTAGCGAGCGCTAATGcaaacatgctaactggttaacactttCACACACCCCATTctcacataaaggaatcctgtgcagaaggaatggatcctcagaagcttagccgaaattgggtggcgagcaggtggggggaagaggggttggtggttgggaggcaaggatagtggagggcagacttatacggtctgtgccagagccggtgataggaggcgggactggtggttgggaggcgggaaatactgctgggcagacttgtacggtctgtgccctgaaaaaggcaggtacaaatcaaggtaagtgtacacatatgaatttaacttgttgggcagactggatggaccatgcaggtctttttctgccgtcatctactatgtattctCCACCTATGGCATGCCCCCTccataaaatatttacaaaaaaagtAGCTAGCAGACGAGTTAGCGTACAAAATACCACCGAACTCTTTAACACGTTTTGTcgtagcccagtggcgtagccagacctgacattttggctgggcccagagctaatatgggcgggcactatatatatataggtgggcttctgggtggggatgggctcttcactgcagggcaaaaaaaggtatattttaatcattaaatatatacattttttttccctaggcagtgaagtgcttaccccacccagaaattccacaacaataaattAATAGTGCCcaccaggccccagctagcttaattttaaaaacaaattaccaTGATAATgttaaaaaacccaaaaagcatgttattacctgctgctgggctgggctaGGCTGGCAGCTGCTGCTTGGCAGTAAGTTACCTGGGGCCGGGAGACAGGAACTCGACTTCGACCAGACCTTTCTTCTGTTTCCACGTTTCCAGGCCAGGGAGAGCAGGGCCAGGCTGAACCCTTCCTACGTGCATGTGGCCATGTGCAGCTTTAGCcttaccctgccctccctcagatgCCGCGTCTAGCGAGCGGAGCCGAGCGAAAGCGAGGCTGAGGCACGCCCCCGCGCACAGCCACGTACGGGACAGGTCATACCGCTACCGCGAATGCAGTGCGACCAACAACGACGCCACCGACGCGCCGCCTTTAAGCCCGAAGGTAGGTGGGCGTGGGCTGATGATCtcttctgagcctgccctgagcgCGAGTGCCCGCGATGTACGCCAGGGCGCTAGGCTCTGCCGCATgcggtgtgtgtgtgcgcgcttgggtggtgggcgggcctgaggacGGAATCGGACTGAGCCTGAGATCAGCGCCGCATGTCGGGTGCTGTCTCTCTGCCGTCACGCTAGGCAGCTGggctgctgctgcagttgtgtTTGCGCtgggagggtgggcctgggctcaaatTGTAGCCTGTTTTTCCCGCTCTAAACGGACATTAGAGCTTATCgctctttagtgaaagggccccttaaatcctAGATAAGCTTTAGCATGTGCCAGACGATCCCACGTTAGTCTTGTGGCCAGTACTATAATGATCAGCTCTTGCTAAGGTATCTCTTTCCCTAATCCCGTTTAGAGACAGGGAGAACTAGTGTGTCTTCTGCCTTCTGAACTCCGGTGTAATCTCGTTTTTACTTCACAAAGAACTTTGttgaaaatgtgaaaaaaaaaaaggtatggatTTTCCTTTTATATAGATTTTGTCGCTGGTGTGAATTGCAGCTGTCAGATATTGAAAACTCTCATGGAATCTCAGCGCTGTTGAATTACAGATTtataagtccatcaagcccagcatcctgtttccaacagtggccagtccaggtcacaaatacctgacaagatcccgaaaagttcaatacactttatgctgctgcttatcccagaaatagcagtggattttccccaagtcaatttaataatggtctatggacttttcctttagtaagctggccagaccttttttttaaaccctgctaagctaaccgcctttaccagctcataatgttttgttttgttttttctagcTGTGATGAAGCCATTGTCTCCTGCAGAATTGGAAGGCAGCCTAAAGCCACCTACAGATATTAGTGCAGAAAGCACAGAGCCTAAGGACGTTCACGGTGCCCTTCAAGAGAAGACCCAAGACACAGCCAGTCAGAGACTGAGGACTGAGTATGAATCTGAGGACACTACAGGAGCTGGAAATGCAGATGTTTCTGCTGATCGTAGGGTTTCTCCAAAGGATGAGGAAAGCACATATCACCAGCTTGAGAGTGAGGAGAACTCTGAGCAGGCTGGTGGAGATAGAGCAAAGATCCCCAAAGCTGTCCTCGGAGGGGCATTGCAGTCTTCCATCAAAGACAGGCTTGTGCGACTTCAACTCTCCTCAGACTTCAGCTTCAGCTCTGAGCTGGCCGCAGAGGTTGCTGCAAGGTACCTCACATTCACTTCCATGAAGGAACAGACTTTTGGGGAttccgaggaggaggaggaggaggaggtgcaaGGCAATGAAAATCACGTGGAGGAGGGTAAAGATGAGGCTGGTCATATGGGTGACAAGGAGTTGTAAATCTCTGTATCTATAAGCAGTGGCTGCTTATCCGTAAAGGGTAGCAAGAGACCTGAGTTCAGATCCTGAAGCTGGCTGCGGAAACAGATACAGGTGGGAATGCCAAAAGGTGCATTCAAACTGGTACCTGCCCAGTCTACCCTGCTTTCTTCCACGGGGCTTCCTATTTCACCTCATTATATGTAGAGGACAACTACAAAAGATTATAAGGTTGTACCAAACAGAATATCCTTTGAATTCCCCCGTCAGCATTACtgattattttttcttatttattacaGGCCCTATTTACTAGGCTGTTCTAGCTGTTATATATGAACAGTTAATGCGGGTGGAATTCTAAAGGTTCCATGTGTTAACAGCTAACGcagagcaagatggagaatgaacAAGGACTGGGGCTTACCATAAACACAAGGTGATTACTGCGTGTTAACTGTTAATGCAGAAGATAATGTGACTCAGTTAGCTACACCTAATTTGGGTGGTGTTAACTGCAGTGCATTATCTGCGGtgcaattaacatgcattaaaaaatatttagctGCATTATGTGACTGGGAAACTGCTGGGATCCTTCCTGACCTTGGGACATAGAGGTTCTGCAGTTACCACACAGTAAATTTGGCAGTTaatgcatggtaactgcaaaatgttactgcactttagtaaacagttCTATATgtggttttgttttaaattaagaAGCCTTTGTTTTTTCTCAAATCCCCATATTTTCTTAATGATTGTCATATTAGCCGTGTGTTGATTAGAACAATTATGCTGTGTAGGAAGTAAAAGCCAGTGGTGTATCGGGCTCTTTTGTCACAGTTGCATTACCTTTGGTGCCTATAGATCAACAGTCTTGGTCAATTATGTCTACCAGGTAATAACATTATATTCCCTCTTGCGTTAAAAGTAtagatttaaataaaaatatgaaagaaCTTAAATAGTTTTTGAGTCTTTGGATTAGTGGCTTTTGTGTGTGTTTTAGAGAAccgcatggggacagaaatttcacctatTCCCGCctatccccaatggaatctaactcGTACCCACCCAGACCCCCACCTATCCCCGTAGTTAATCTTGCGCAtgctgtttcattaaaacgagcgtgcacgacgctgaaagcaggacagggcgccagcaatgtaagaccagcacgggacaaacactttagctggtgggggttggggacccctaccagccaaggtaccttccagcggtggggggggagagcagcGGCGGGGAGGCAGAGGTGGTACcttccagcgggggggggggggcagatgtggCGACGGGAGGGCGGCAgtagggaggcaggccaaaatatgccccctcccgtcgaggtctggctatgcccaaaGGAGtaaataccctgtttccccgaaagtaagacatcccccgaaaataagacctagtagaggttttcctgaattggtagatataaggcctcccccgaaagtaagacctagcaaatttttgtttgaaagcagggccgccgagagccggacaaggccgcccccgagccgccccccccccccccccccacctgaggtcgccgggccccccctccacccaccctccatcgctcccggaactaaccttaaacgcctcctttcaccttcgcagcaagcagcagggcagacctctccttccgtgccccgccctcgcggacgttacgtcaggcgagggcgggacacggaaggaaggagtggcctgccctgctgctgcttgctgcgaaggtgaaaggaggcgtttaaggttagttccgggagcgacggagggcgggcgggccaaccccgatgtttcctcgaaaaataagacagcccctgaaaataagacctagcgcattttgggggcaaGAATTAATATAAGactgtgtcttattttcggggaaacacgggtAGCAGTAGACTACAATTATCTGAACACATAAGAGCAAGCAGGGAAGGGAAAGTCTTACCAGAGTTTATGGTTCATTTAGAACTTGCTATGCTGCCtttcgtaagaaaaaaaaaaaaagaaaatttaatagaaaagaactccattcctAGACGGGACAGGAAGAGTTCAAAAAGAAGGTAGAACACAGAGTAACAATATCAAAGAAAATCAAATTACCGACATCGCCCTCAAAGAAAGCCAAGAAGTTAATCACGTTCATGGAATCTCTCGCCTACGAGGGAGTAGCTGGAACAAAAGGCCTCAGAAAGGTGTTTACGAAATCAGAAAACGGTTCCAAAACTGAGCTGTTTTCAGAAATGATTAGTCTTCCAGGTGGATTCGCCAAGGCCTTACGTATATGTAGAGTTGAAACTGTGCGGTTGGTATTAATCAGAAATTCCGTTTCCCGACTGGTCAAAAATACCTACAGAATAGCCAGTGCCTACTATGGTCTTAATCTCTGTTAATAGCCGATCTGTGGGGCCAAGGTCAAGCCTGTGTCTGTGATAATAATTGCAATCATTCAGCTGTCTCTCAATCTCTTCGATATATTCACTTGTATTTAGAATCACCACTCCTCCCCCTTTATCAGCCGGCTTTATGACTGTCCACATGTTTTTAGATAATGTATTAATATTCCTCTTTGCTAAGTTTTATAATAAACCCGAGACTTTTTTTGCTCCAATAATGCAACATCCCTCAAAATGCATTGCTGACATGTTGAAATAAAGGTTGTTATGTTttctaatacattttttttttgtttccttgatGAATGTATACATTGTTCTTATCAGTTTGGTTTggcttttacattttttaatatttatttgtagGATATATGATTATTTGTACCACTTTTATGTGGTAAAGTATTGGtgatggtttttttgttttttacattttctttgaaatttgtatttttattaattattttatgTGTATTTACAGACCCCCGATGAAGGCATAAGtgccgaaacttggccaagtcgagTCAATGCTCAATAAATCTGTTTGTGGCGAACCTTGAATGTGCTTCTTCTCTGGACGACCTCTGCTTTGTGTTGCTGCTTGTGTTACGCCTGCAGAGTGTTTTGCTTCTGTTTTGTCGTGCCAAACAGTAGGCGcctgaaaaaaatcagcactcgGTGCTACTTTACAAAGAGCACTCTGGGCTTgaacgctctttatagaatagcgcttagcacggATTCCCACGCCCAACTTACTTcaccaactgaaacttggtgtaaatcttggtgCGCAAGTTGGACACACATCCCCCTAATTTTTGCAACAGTGCTTGTAACTTTTtagaacgcccctgacccacccatgccccttccacggTCATTCCCCATTGTGAGTTGTATGCGAGAAGATTTaggcaacaacaaaaccagggacacaagatgaagctagaatatggtagatttaaaacaaataggagaaagtttttctttactcagcgtgtagttggactctggaacttgttgccggagaatgtagtgacagcagctggccttacgaagTTTAagaggggtttggacagattcctgagggaaaagtccattgaacattattaatttttgttgggggggggggggtgtttgccaggttcttgaagcctggattggccgctgtcagagacaggatgctggcttgatggacccttggtcttttccagtatggcggtgcttacgtacttatgtatacatttctttatagaatctcACATAGGCGGTTGTGCAGGCGACTCCAAATTAGTGACCATTAACAGCAAAAAtttttagcagccaattattgaatgTTAATAGCTCGTTAACTAATTTTGTTGCGCACGCAACTCAGCATTGTacccaatttgggtgacctttacagaatctgggggtagaCGTGAGCagaagcttaggggcccttttacaaaggcgcactgaaaaatggcctgcggtagtgtagacgtgtgttttgggtgcgcgcagaatcatttttcagcgcacctgtaaaaaaaaatgcctttttaaaatttttgccgaaaatggatgtgcggcaaaatgaaaattgccacgcgtccattttgggtctgagaccttactgccattgacttagcggtaagatctctcGCGTTAAACCGTGTGGTAATCGCCTACGCACGTCAAGTCAGAGTTGCTGCccgattttgggtctgagaccttaccaccagccactgacctagcggtaaggtctcacatggtaaccgggcggtaatggtctacgtgcatagaatgacgattaccgcatctagcggacgcacatcaaaaatgaagttaccgtaAGGGCCACGTGATAGccggtggtaactcaaaattgatgtacgttgggcacacgtaggcactaGTAAAAGAGCCACTTAAATTGGCAGCAAAAAGTTCCTCAGTTGCAGAGAGGTGCACTGGAAAACAAAAGCTCAGCTGAGGTCCGTGCCATTGCGCAGTCTGGATGAGCCTTTGGTCCTTATCCAGTGCTAATTTCCCCGTTTTCTATTCAAGCTATCACAATAGAGTGGGCTTTGCCATGTGCATAACTTCATTTCACAGGAACGATATTGTTTTGTGCAAAGGGTCTGCTTTAGTAAACTTAAGTTAGCACCAGCAATTAAGCAGTTCCGCTTCCTTTACCAACTGAGCACAAACGCTGAAACAATATCTTGAAAGGATAAAAGTGTTTCATGACGGTGGTGTTCCTGTGGGcactctgaaccccccccccccccccccccaaaaaaaaaaatatttatggaATCATAATGCTCAGCTAGAGGTACCTGTAACGTCTGAAAACAACATTCATTGTAATCATATCAATGTTTGTCTTTTTTTCaagcaacataagaatagccatactggttcagaccagtggtccatcttgcccagcatcctgctgccaacagtggtcaattcaggtcacaaatacctaacagaaactcaaagagtagcaacattccatgctactgatcccagggcaaacagtggcttcccccatgtctatctcaatagcagacaatggacttttcctccaggaacttgtccaaaccttttttaaacccagatacgctaactgctgataccacatcctctggcaacaagttccagagcgtaactattcattgagtgaaaaatatttcctcctgttcattttaaaagcatttccatgtaacttcctcaagtgccccctagtctttgtacttttggaaagagtaaaaaaatcaatttatgtttACCCGTTTGATACCACtctggattttatagacctctatcatatcccccagccatctattttccaagctgaagagtcttaacctcttaagcctttcttcacacgagaggagttccatccccttaatcgttTTGGTCGCACTTCcttgaagcttttctaattctgctatatctttttaaagatatggcTATACATTATCCTACAGGGTTCCATGGACTTGACAATATACACATTATAGAAAACAGGTTGAAAACCAGTGGAGATGATTCCACCcgacttccaaccccccccccccccccccccccggtccagccTGCTGAGATCAAATGTTTCATACTTCCACTGTTTATCAAACTATTATGTAGGATTTCTTAGTCAACAATTGTCCAACTTATATTTTAAGACACTGCTACAACTGCAGTTTACTTGGCTCAAGGTCAGCTGGGCCCGGAGACAGGCTGAGATCCCATGGGAATTACTGTTAACAGTCACATAAAATAAACATCCACAAGCAAAGAATCCTCAGATACACTTAAATGGTTTGTTTTCCGTTTCTGTTAAACATCTGCACACAGGAATCTCTGCTATGTCTGGTATGATGTACAAGAAGACATTACTGCCATTAGGAAAACAGCAGTCAGGgcaaaacactactactactacttagcatttctatagcgctacaagggttacgcagcgctgtacaagttaagacatggggaaggacagtccctgctcaagagagcttacaatctaaagagcaTCAGTCCATACAAGACCTGTTTGATCTTGCAGTGATCAGTATGTGTTTAGCACGCAGGCGAGTCTACTCTACAATACTGGAGCTCCTGGATGGCTCACCCTGCTAGCAAATAGCTAATTTCATCAACCCTTCCCCCTCTTTTAAAGAAGCCTCCGCCACTCAGCCATACACAatgtgatatatttatttatttatttattttatttccatttgtatcccacattatcccacctctttgcaggctcaatgtgccttacaattcaacatgggtactggaaatagaagagaatatacatttggttttacagagggttatgtgttacatagtggtgaaatacatgatagtgttaaaacaaaacacattataagacaattctagaagttttaaagattatacagttacacgtgttgatctttgtgatatatcttgtcgaagagataggttttcagtagctacctccacaactccagcttccatccttcacatacaaaaagatccatcatttacagccaagccacaagataccactgtatctgctctgatccaggggacagagacagacaccttaaaagcctg
It encodes:
- the LOC115478083 gene encoding vezatin-like, yielding MKPLSPAELEGSLKPPTDISAESTEPKDVHGALQEKTQDTASQRLRTEYESEDTTGAGNADVSADRRVSPKDEESTYHQLESEENSEQAGGDRAKIPKAVLGGALQSSIKDRLVRLQLSSDFSFSSELAAEVAARYLTFTSMKEQTFGDSEEEEEEEVQGNENHVEEGKDEAGHMGDKEL